From Stigmatella erecta, one genomic window encodes:
- a CDS encoding flagellar hook-length control protein FliK — protein sequence MATDSDSPKPAPDTRAVSPELRLLDRRAFVGFPPLVLAPGLSITDFALQIPDVTFPFNFSAGPSRYQRKKLLFGFLELTVDADLVARKVSELAGRLSGIEELKLHFRPGYLEGQARLLGPERTPVTFKVAFDGDGEKLALYLYDVRLYGFSPTASVQVPGLLAAAVAELGLLPEVEVQGATGFSTRVLPALCQQAAVTRGFKMPELDPARLSAAEVSSKGLRLRFAAGGLPPPAAPDDELLMTLEGARAFAEQEALIAEGRLAEAREAYLQAGDAQDAHPFAAERLLSLLVADPQAHDLALDVAAALLRRREKSPAALWGEAVVRERRGEGPRAAERYLALSALSRRTSEDAAAFHAAEAAARCSRDTAPQVAVKALHELLGLKPDHLPSLKSLARASDLAKDRAGAVRAYRRLAALARDPAEAADAHVHLARLCAQTEDDIAGARLHCEAALRLAPDQPDALLLLGELCHRGGEHLRALKALDRLREVALARHELDRVGQANLLAGRVWEEGLQQLDNALLRYREAVTLMPGEAEPRFAAARVAESLGKVQEALDGYLQALELAGPAPRSESVRRAAHASHHALARLSRTRLGDPARAREHLEAALALDARDLPALEELIPYFRATGRTQELADALEKAAAVYEEPGKRAALWAEAGELYRARLQQPEKAERLLTAALEADPDHKPALEALLALAEAQRDGRQLTRCLGALARLTAEPQERAQKYRRLAVAARDLTFDLELSVHALQEVLRAEPDDLPTLGELCALQRKRSDMGGLATALEERARVAEAQGDKRLAAAALRELAGVLEARLGRVGEALVALEKAARLTPDAAVLLDLADLSLRCERPEHARRALESLLSSLPRTAAPERLADIRARLGRACEMLGDREAAVAAYAQAFPLRRLDDALATRLEALYTELGETRELAELWATRAQALASADRVAEAAPLFLKSARHLLSRGEKPAALLRLASALDADPQGPLAAEVLELLAELELERGEKLEAARLYARKAGLIADTRLGARLLFRASLLAAGSAREETYLAEALERDATFSPARVRRAELRLPMDPRGALEDLEAVLALPLSDPDAPRETELLSLNRKAATAAVRANRPDAARRLLAQYSTHAPSDLEAQLELVELHRKAGARDALADLLTDLWPRLRGEPQRQARRELAELALSLGRPAEAATALRALLAEEPTDLWAARALMDLLPAPGTGTPEEEAERLVLLGTQLSAAEGEERATLLARRAALHRAAGRAEAARDDYTEAARLAPRPAPLWLALAELAHVAQDEVAELSAWRRAVAADPSVGERARERLLVLAATLVEKDVREPAREALRAVLGLELSPADRCEAFFSLATLARRDGQPEAEAEALADAARQGPLPRRVEALLSRAALLEQRDSLEEAARSLEGALTLSPRHPGATLALQRVLRRLEDWSALAALLASEAPHAPASTAASLYAELAGLYLDRLAQPAEAEAALRESLRLSPEDMRVRRQLVTLVVGQGSLLEAATLLEEAVPQQPPSEAAALLWEASAHAQKASEADRALVLARRAHALVPAEGKHLEELAGLLFQAGDVKEALPLQEKLAAQADFTGAPEAAEATLRRLGELAERAGDPKRAVDAWRRLTAQRPLNEEAVQRLAGLLERDDPRAAFEALVAHAKALPPSDETAQRLVVLSERALASLADVNVAASLLARAAEMASEPLPLRQSLAALYRERGRTLELLVELRRVATLAVRAGQVDTALAAYDEEARLAEDSGRMDEALETLGILRDLLVSQEKPAGAAAYERRRAELLQDVKLDLHAAEASLERSFTLAADLETARMGEGLAVRRSDPAAQARWLERTLPLQAGAREQGEVLLRLTRLYLGVLDDSAKAEASLREALRRDRGLSEAEQLLSELLEREGRLAELAAWYEECAEEEPDAARRSSLLRRAASLYRERAGRPDAAVIALLAARAAAPDDLELTAQTAELLHEVGRAEDASEFDAILLEADPFREPVFTRQREFLTKTGDTQSLAALMLRRAQHQPPREAAASYLAAARYFREDGALERARLCEDQAFELDATNTEAFELLRERMAGDVRRLVDLLAQRAAALPDDEARPLLRERAERLLEAGETLLAAEAFDAYLAQAGEDMEALAARAELAAQGGGPSASQPYDRRLVAVGQGLPVPVRVRTWMRLGHASLAIGAYRDAADAFEAVVALDAEGERGQEALSLLSEAYARTGDNPGLFRASIQLARRADGATAEVLYRRAADLFEDPSEAIDALLPLARLHPADPALIDRAVEGLRTLGWHSELLEVYESGASAVGGPRAAELLLAAASVAEAHLGDEDWAWKLRQRAAQTDPSHEVALRQLVEGLRQRGDTVRLLEALERLVARTQDADEAPLLRLELASLARAAGQLSLARRALEEVVEQGPSGVGYADALDALEPLLGDAPVRRAEVRLARSELASGEATKVALLVSAAEDFEAAGRLPEALKAAKAAAAVSPRVPTLRLQARLHQAAGETDRAARTLLLAARAAKADAQPALMLEAAGLWEEAGEEAEALEVLERLVADAPGALEPSEWARRFLQLGAPERALAVGFQPALAEGRLSDALALAESARDEARVREALWALVARPEEALGAVDRLVRGLREEGDFGGLLMLAERLSGKDPERSEALRGEVLEAEAAPGALRLRAFELLSTHEAFPERARGLLPAVGQLPEELAQALLIHVRTWHAAERIEALGVAAEHWPERRTALLRERLGHERAEGLREDAERTLEQLIEGEADLAERVALRLERGELLLALSQRARARQAFEQVLAEDATNQAAVKHLLALLDEKDESAPFVAMAERLESLVGPEALAPYRERWADAHEALWQPEKAAAQLEALPETPERLARRVRLAEERGLTGEALLLRERLTEEPAALESILRQYLDAQLLAFAARLAGRLLEREALSPEATRLVAERLSPAREGAALATRLWPELLRTRPVDVDGWTLFAEALRLLGRSEAAERVDGIAAALSSSEAPAPAVHVTPLPPPGEFRHPSPPGALAVTGESLPRLYTALRPTLEALGAGGVRVLLDPEGGVEAYLLGPDALVLGAGALTCFGPAELGFLCALALSLGEAGVALSRPGDVPGLRTAAVASFRSVPASLAAGRVLAQLAPGVRGGDPRAVEVGPVLASSEPFRAVAFTVLELVEAAR from the coding sequence ATGGCCACCGACAGCGATTCCCCCAAGCCCGCGCCCGACACGCGCGCCGTGTCCCCCGAGCTCCGGTTGCTGGACCGGCGAGCCTTCGTGGGCTTTCCGCCGCTGGTGCTCGCGCCCGGCCTGTCCATCACCGACTTCGCGCTGCAGATTCCGGACGTCACCTTCCCGTTCAACTTCAGCGCGGGGCCCTCGCGCTACCAGCGCAAGAAGCTGCTCTTCGGCTTCCTGGAGTTGACCGTCGACGCGGACCTGGTGGCCCGCAAGGTGTCGGAGCTGGCCGGACGGCTCTCGGGCATCGAGGAGCTGAAGCTCCACTTCCGCCCGGGGTACCTGGAGGGCCAGGCCCGGCTGCTCGGCCCGGAGCGCACCCCCGTCACCTTCAAGGTCGCCTTCGATGGGGACGGCGAGAAGCTGGCGCTCTACCTGTATGACGTCCGCCTCTATGGCTTCTCGCCCACCGCCTCGGTGCAGGTGCCGGGCTTGCTGGCGGCGGCCGTGGCGGAGCTGGGGCTGCTGCCCGAGGTGGAGGTGCAGGGCGCCACCGGGTTCTCCACCCGGGTGCTGCCCGCGCTGTGCCAGCAGGCCGCGGTGACGCGGGGCTTCAAGATGCCGGAGCTGGACCCGGCGCGCCTGTCCGCCGCCGAGGTGTCCAGCAAGGGGCTGCGCCTGCGCTTCGCGGCCGGGGGACTGCCCCCGCCGGCGGCGCCGGATGACGAGCTGTTGATGACGCTGGAGGGCGCGCGCGCCTTCGCGGAGCAGGAGGCGCTCATCGCCGAGGGCCGCCTGGCCGAGGCGCGCGAGGCCTACCTCCAGGCGGGGGACGCGCAGGACGCGCACCCCTTCGCCGCCGAGCGGCTCCTGTCGCTGCTCGTGGCGGACCCCCAGGCGCATGACCTGGCGCTGGATGTGGCGGCGGCCCTGCTGCGCCGCCGCGAGAAGAGCCCCGCGGCCCTCTGGGGCGAGGCGGTGGTGCGCGAGCGCCGGGGCGAGGGGCCCCGGGCCGCCGAGCGCTACCTGGCCCTGAGTGCCCTGTCGCGCCGCACCTCCGAGGATGCCGCCGCCTTCCACGCCGCCGAGGCCGCCGCGCGCTGCTCGCGCGACACCGCGCCCCAGGTGGCGGTGAAGGCGCTGCACGAGCTGCTGGGGCTCAAGCCCGACCACCTGCCCTCGCTCAAGTCCCTGGCGCGCGCCTCGGACCTGGCGAAGGACCGGGCCGGGGCGGTGCGCGCCTACCGGCGGCTGGCCGCGCTGGCGAGGGACCCCGCCGAGGCCGCCGACGCCCACGTGCACCTGGCACGCCTGTGCGCCCAGACGGAGGACGACATCGCCGGGGCGCGCCTGCACTGCGAGGCGGCGCTGCGGCTGGCCCCGGATCAGCCCGATGCCCTGCTGCTCCTGGGCGAGCTGTGCCACCGCGGCGGCGAGCACCTGCGCGCCCTCAAGGCACTGGACCGGTTGCGCGAGGTGGCCCTGGCCCGGCACGAGCTGGACCGGGTGGGGCAGGCGAACCTGCTGGCGGGCCGCGTCTGGGAGGAGGGGCTGCAGCAGCTCGACAACGCCCTGTTGCGCTACCGCGAGGCGGTGACGCTGATGCCCGGCGAGGCCGAGCCCCGCTTCGCCGCCGCGCGCGTGGCCGAGTCCCTGGGCAAGGTGCAGGAGGCGCTCGATGGGTACCTCCAGGCGCTGGAGCTTGCCGGGCCCGCGCCGCGCTCGGAGTCCGTGCGCCGCGCCGCGCACGCCAGCCACCACGCCCTGGCCCGGCTGAGCCGCACGCGCCTGGGAGACCCTGCCCGGGCCCGGGAGCACCTGGAGGCCGCGCTCGCGCTGGACGCGAGGGACCTGCCGGCCCTGGAGGAGCTGATCCCGTACTTCCGGGCCACCGGCCGCACGCAGGAGCTGGCCGACGCGCTGGAGAAGGCCGCCGCGGTGTACGAGGAGCCCGGCAAGCGCGCCGCCCTGTGGGCCGAGGCCGGCGAGCTGTACCGCGCCCGGCTCCAGCAGCCGGAGAAGGCCGAGCGCCTGCTCACCGCCGCGCTGGAGGCGGACCCGGACCACAAGCCCGCGCTGGAGGCCCTGCTCGCCCTGGCCGAGGCCCAGCGGGATGGACGGCAGCTCACGCGGTGCCTGGGGGCGCTGGCGCGGCTGACGGCGGAGCCGCAGGAGCGCGCCCAGAAGTACCGGCGCCTGGCCGTGGCGGCGCGGGATTTGACCTTCGACCTGGAGCTGTCCGTGCACGCGCTCCAGGAAGTGCTCCGGGCCGAGCCGGACGACTTGCCCACGCTGGGCGAGCTGTGCGCGCTGCAGCGCAAGCGCTCGGACATGGGCGGCCTGGCCACCGCCCTGGAAGAGCGCGCGCGCGTGGCCGAGGCGCAAGGCGACAAGCGGCTGGCGGCCGCGGCCCTGCGCGAGCTGGCCGGGGTGCTGGAGGCGCGGCTGGGCCGGGTGGGCGAGGCGCTGGTGGCGCTGGAGAAGGCGGCCCGCCTGACGCCGGATGCCGCGGTGCTGCTGGACCTGGCGGACCTGTCGCTGCGCTGCGAGCGGCCGGAGCATGCCCGGCGCGCCCTGGAGTCCTTGCTGTCCTCGCTGCCGCGCACCGCCGCGCCCGAGCGCCTGGCCGACATCCGCGCCCGCCTGGGCCGCGCGTGCGAGATGCTGGGGGACCGCGAGGCCGCCGTGGCCGCCTACGCGCAGGCCTTCCCCCTGCGCCGGTTGGACGATGCGCTCGCCACCCGGCTGGAGGCCCTCTACACGGAGCTGGGCGAGACGCGCGAGCTGGCCGAGCTGTGGGCCACCCGGGCGCAGGCCCTGGCCTCCGCGGACCGCGTGGCCGAGGCCGCGCCGCTGTTCCTCAAGAGCGCGCGCCACCTCCTGTCCCGGGGCGAGAAGCCCGCGGCCCTGCTGCGCCTGGCCTCCGCGCTGGACGCGGACCCGCAGGGGCCCCTGGCCGCCGAGGTGCTGGAGCTACTCGCCGAGCTGGAGCTGGAGCGGGGCGAGAAGCTGGAGGCCGCCCGGCTCTACGCGCGCAAGGCGGGCCTCATCGCCGACACGCGCCTGGGCGCGCGGCTGCTCTTCCGCGCCTCCCTCCTGGCCGCGGGCAGCGCCCGGGAAGAGACGTACCTCGCCGAGGCCCTGGAGCGCGATGCCACCTTCTCCCCCGCGCGCGTGCGCCGGGCCGAGCTGCGGCTGCCCATGGATCCGCGCGGCGCGCTGGAAGACCTCGAGGCCGTGCTGGCCTTGCCCCTGTCGGATCCGGATGCGCCGCGCGAGACCGAGCTGCTCTCGCTCAACCGGAAGGCCGCCACCGCCGCGGTGCGCGCGAACCGGCCGGATGCCGCCCGGCGCCTGCTGGCCCAGTACAGCACCCACGCGCCTTCGGACCTGGAGGCCCAGCTCGAGCTCGTGGAGCTGCACCGCAAGGCCGGTGCCCGCGATGCGCTGGCCGACCTACTGACGGACCTGTGGCCCCGGCTGCGCGGCGAGCCCCAGCGCCAGGCCCGGCGCGAGCTGGCGGAGCTGGCCCTCTCCCTGGGACGGCCCGCCGAGGCCGCCACCGCCCTGCGCGCCTTGCTCGCCGAGGAGCCCACGGACCTTTGGGCCGCGCGGGCCCTGATGGACCTGCTCCCCGCGCCGGGCACGGGAACGCCGGAGGAGGAGGCCGAGCGCCTCGTCCTGCTGGGCACCCAGCTCTCCGCCGCGGAAGGGGAGGAGCGCGCCACGCTGCTCGCCCGCCGCGCCGCGCTCCACCGGGCCGCGGGCCGGGCCGAGGCCGCCCGGGACGACTACACCGAGGCCGCGCGCCTGGCGCCGCGCCCCGCGCCGCTCTGGCTGGCCCTGGCCGAGCTGGCCCACGTGGCCCAGGACGAGGTGGCGGAGCTGTCGGCCTGGCGCCGTGCCGTGGCCGCTGACCCCAGCGTGGGGGAGCGCGCCCGGGAGCGCCTGCTCGTGCTGGCCGCCACGCTCGTGGAGAAGGATGTCCGGGAGCCTGCCCGCGAGGCCCTGCGCGCCGTGCTCGGGCTGGAGCTCTCGCCCGCCGACCGGTGCGAGGCCTTCTTCTCCCTGGCCACGCTGGCGCGCCGGGACGGCCAGCCGGAGGCCGAGGCGGAAGCGCTCGCGGACGCCGCGCGCCAGGGCCCGCTGCCCCGCCGGGTGGAGGCCCTGCTCTCGCGCGCCGCCCTGCTGGAGCAGCGGGACTCGCTGGAGGAGGCCGCGCGCAGCCTGGAAGGGGCGCTCACGCTCAGCCCGCGTCACCCGGGGGCCACCCTCGCGCTTCAGCGCGTGCTGCGCCGCCTGGAGGACTGGTCCGCGCTCGCCGCGCTCCTGGCCTCCGAGGCGCCGCATGCCCCGGCCTCCACCGCCGCATCATTATATGCGGAGCTGGCGGGGCTGTACCTCGACAGGCTGGCGCAGCCCGCGGAGGCCGAGGCGGCGCTGCGCGAGTCGCTGCGCCTGTCCCCCGAGGACATGCGCGTCCGGCGCCAGCTTGTCACCCTCGTGGTGGGCCAGGGCAGCCTGCTGGAGGCCGCCACGCTCCTGGAGGAGGCGGTTCCCCAGCAGCCGCCCTCCGAGGCCGCCGCGCTGCTGTGGGAGGCCTCGGCCCACGCCCAGAAGGCGTCCGAGGCGGACCGGGCCCTGGTCCTCGCCCGGCGCGCCCACGCGCTGGTGCCCGCCGAGGGCAAGCACCTGGAGGAGCTCGCCGGGCTGCTGTTCCAGGCGGGGGATGTGAAGGAAGCGCTGCCCCTGCAGGAGAAGCTCGCGGCCCAGGCGGACTTCACGGGGGCTCCCGAGGCGGCGGAAGCCACGCTGCGGCGCCTGGGCGAGCTGGCCGAGCGGGCCGGGGACCCGAAGCGCGCGGTGGACGCCTGGCGCCGCCTGACGGCGCAGCGCCCTCTGAATGAGGAAGCCGTTCAGCGGCTCGCGGGGTTGCTGGAGCGGGACGACCCGCGCGCGGCCTTCGAGGCCCTCGTCGCGCACGCGAAGGCCCTGCCCCCCTCGGATGAGACGGCCCAGCGGCTGGTGGTGCTGTCGGAGCGGGCCCTCGCCTCGCTGGCGGACGTGAACGTGGCGGCCTCGCTGCTCGCGCGCGCCGCGGAGATGGCCTCCGAGCCCCTGCCGCTGCGCCAGTCCCTCGCGGCGCTCTACCGGGAGCGCGGCCGGACGCTGGAGCTGCTGGTGGAGCTGCGCCGGGTGGCCACGCTCGCGGTGCGGGCGGGGCAGGTGGACACGGCGCTCGCCGCCTATGACGAAGAGGCCCGGCTCGCCGAGGACTCGGGGCGGATGGACGAGGCGCTCGAGACGCTCGGCATCCTCCGGGACTTGCTGGTCTCCCAGGAGAAGCCCGCCGGGGCCGCCGCCTACGAGCGCCGCCGCGCGGAGCTGCTGCAGGACGTGAAGCTGGATCTCCACGCGGCCGAGGCGTCCCTGGAGCGCTCCTTCACGCTGGCCGCGGACCTCGAGACGGCGCGGATGGGCGAGGGGCTGGCCGTGCGCCGGAGCGATCCGGCCGCGCAGGCCCGCTGGCTGGAGCGCACGCTGCCGTTGCAGGCGGGGGCGCGCGAGCAGGGCGAGGTGCTGCTGCGCCTGACGCGGCTGTACCTCGGCGTGCTGGACGACTCGGCCAAGGCGGAAGCCTCCCTCCGGGAAGCGCTGCGCCGGGACCGCGGGCTGAGCGAGGCGGAGCAGCTCCTGTCGGAGTTGCTGGAGCGGGAGGGCCGGCTCGCGGAGCTGGCCGCCTGGTACGAGGAGTGCGCCGAGGAAGAGCCGGACGCCGCCCGCCGCTCGAGCCTGCTGCGCCGCGCGGCCTCCCTCTACCGGGAGCGCGCGGGGCGTCCCGACGCGGCCGTCATCGCGCTCTTGGCCGCCCGGGCCGCCGCTCCAGATGATCTGGAGCTCACCGCCCAGACGGCGGAGCTGCTGCACGAGGTGGGGCGCGCCGAGGACGCCTCGGAGTTCGACGCCATCCTCCTGGAGGCGGACCCGTTCCGCGAGCCGGTCTTCACCCGGCAGCGCGAGTTCCTGACGAAGACGGGCGACACGCAGTCCCTGGCGGCGCTGATGCTGCGCCGGGCCCAGCACCAGCCTCCGCGCGAGGCCGCCGCGAGCTACCTGGCCGCGGCGCGCTACTTCCGGGAGGACGGCGCGCTGGAGCGCGCCCGGCTGTGCGAGGACCAGGCCTTCGAGCTGGACGCCACCAACACCGAGGCCTTCGAGCTGCTGCGCGAGCGGATGGCCGGGGACGTGCGCCGGCTGGTGGACCTGCTCGCCCAGCGCGCGGCCGCGTTGCCGGACGACGAGGCCCGGCCGCTGCTGCGCGAGCGCGCGGAGCGGCTGCTGGAGGCCGGGGAGACGCTGCTGGCCGCGGAGGCCTTCGACGCCTACCTCGCCCAGGCCGGAGAGGACATGGAGGCGCTCGCCGCGCGCGCGGAGCTGGCGGCGCAGGGCGGGGGCCCGAGCGCCTCGCAGCCCTATGACCGGCGCCTGGTGGCCGTGGGCCAGGGGCTGCCGGTGCCCGTGCGGGTGCGGACGTGGATGCGGCTGGGCCATGCCTCGCTCGCCATCGGCGCGTACCGGGACGCGGCGGATGCCTTCGAGGCGGTGGTGGCGCTGGACGCCGAGGGGGAGCGCGGGCAGGAAGCGCTGTCCCTGCTCTCGGAGGCCTACGCGCGGACCGGGGACAACCCAGGCCTCTTCCGGGCCTCGATTCAGCTCGCGCGCCGGGCGGATGGCGCGACGGCGGAGGTGCTCTACCGCCGGGCCGCGGACCTCTTCGAGGACCCCAGCGAGGCCATCGACGCGCTGCTGCCCCTGGCGCGCCTGCACCCCGCGGATCCGGCCCTCATCGACCGGGCGGTGGAGGGGCTGCGCACCCTGGGTTGGCACAGCGAGCTGCTGGAGGTGTACGAGTCGGGCGCCAGCGCCGTGGGGGGCCCGCGCGCCGCGGAGCTGTTGCTGGCGGCGGCCTCCGTGGCCGAGGCCCACCTGGGCGACGAGGACTGGGCCTGGAAGCTGCGGCAGCGGGCCGCCCAGACGGACCCCTCCCACGAGGTGGCGCTGCGCCAGCTCGTGGAGGGCTTGCGCCAGCGGGGCGACACCGTGCGCCTGCTGGAGGCGCTGGAGCGGCTGGTGGCCCGGACGCAGGACGCCGACGAGGCGCCCCTGCTGCGGCTGGAGCTGGCCTCGCTCGCCCGCGCGGCGGGACAGCTCTCCCTGGCGCGCCGGGCGCTGGAAGAGGTGGTGGAGCAGGGCCCCTCGGGCGTGGGCTACGCCGATGCGCTGGATGCGCTGGAGCCCCTGCTCGGCGATGCTCCGGTGCGCCGCGCGGAGGTCCGCCTGGCGCGCTCGGAGCTGGCGAGCGGTGAGGCCACGAAGGTGGCGCTGCTCGTCTCCGCGGCGGAGGACTTCGAGGCCGCGGGCCGGTTGCCGGAGGCCCTGAAGGCGGCCAAGGCGGCGGCGGCCGTGTCGCCCCGGGTGCCCACGCTGCGGTTGCAGGCGCGCCTGCACCAGGCCGCGGGGGAGACGGACCGCGCGGCGAGGACGCTGCTCTTGGCGGCGCGCGCGGCGAAGGCGGACGCCCAGCCCGCGCTGATGCTGGAGGCCGCGGGGCTCTGGGAGGAAGCAGGGGAAGAGGCCGAGGCGCTGGAGGTGCTGGAGCGGCTCGTGGCCGACGCGCCCGGGGCCCTGGAGCCCTCGGAGTGGGCGCGGCGCTTCCTCCAGCTGGGCGCGCCGGAGCGGGCGCTGGCGGTGGGCTTCCAACCGGCGCTGGCCGAGGGCCGCCTCTCCGACGCCCTGGCCCTCGCCGAGAGCGCGCGGGACGAGGCGCGCGTGCGCGAGGCGCTCTGGGCGCTCGTGGCGCGGCCGGAGGAGGCCCTCGGGGCCGTGGACCGGCTGGTGCGGGGCCTGCGCGAGGAAGGGGACTTCGGGGGCCTGCTGATGCTGGCGGAGCGGCTCTCCGGGAAGGACCCGGAGCGGAGCGAGGCCCTGCGGGGCGAGGTGCTGGAGGCGGAGGCGGCGCCGGGGGCCCTGCGCCTGCGCGCCTTCGAGCTGCTGAGCACCCACGAGGCGTTCCCGGAGCGGGCGCGGGGGCTGCTGCCTGCCGTGGGCCAGCTTCCGGAGGAACTCGCCCAGGCGCTGCTCATCCACGTGCGCACCTGGCACGCCGCCGAACGCATTGAAGCGCTCGGGGTGGCGGCGGAGCACTGGCCGGAGCGGCGCACGGCACTGCTGCGCGAGCGCCTGGGCCACGAGCGCGCCGAGGGCCTGCGGGAGGACGCGGAGCGGACGCTGGAGCAGCTCATCGAGGGCGAAGCGGACCTCGCGGAGCGCGTGGCGCTGCGCCTGGAGCGCGGCGAGCTGCTGCTGGCGCTCTCCCAGCGGGCCCGGGCGCGGCAGGCCTTCGAGCAGGTGCTGGCCGAGGACGCCACGAACCAGGCGGCGGTGAAGCACCTGCTGGCGCTGCTCGACGAGAAGGACGAGAGCGCCCCCTTCGTGGCGATGGCCGAGCGGCTGGAATCCCTCGTGGGGCCGGAGGCCCTGGCACCCTACCGGGAGCGCTGGGCGGATGCCCACGAGGCCCTGTGGCAGCCCGAGAAAGCGGCGGCGCAGCTCGAGGCCCTTCCCGAAACGCCGGAGCGGCTGGCCCGCCGCGTGCGGCTGGCGGAGGAGCGGGGCCTCACGGGCGAGGCGCTGCTGCTGCGCGAGCGGCTGACCGAGGAGCCCGCGGCGCTGGAATCCATCCTCCGGCAGTACCTGGACGCCCAGCTCCTGGCCTTCGCGGCGCGGCTGGCCGGGCGGCTCCTGGAGCGGGAGGCCCTCTCGCCCGAGGCCACGCGCCTGGTGGCCGAGCGCCTGTCGCCCGCCCGCGAGGGCGCGGCGCTGGCCACGCGGCTCTGGCCGGAGCTGCTGCGGACACGGCCGGTGGACGTGGATGGGTGGACGCTGTTCGCGGAGGCGCTGCGGCTGCTGGGGCGCTCCGAGGCGGCCGAGCGCGTGGATGGCATCGCCGCGGCGCTGTCCTCCAGCGAGGCCCCGGCCCCGGCCGTCCACGTCACGCCCCTGCCCCCGCCCGGGGAGTTCCGCCACCCCTCGCCGCCCGGGGCGCTGGCGGTGACGGGCGAGAGCCTTCCGCGCCTGTACACCGCGCTGCGGCCCACGCTGGAGGCGCTGGGGGCGGGTGGGGTGCGCGTGCTGCTGGACCCGGAAGGCGGCGTGGAGGCCTACCTCCTGGGGCCGGACGCGCTGGTGCTGGGGGCCGGAGCGCTCACGTGCTTTGGCCCGGCGGAGCTGGGCTTCCTGTGCGCGCTGGCGCTGAGCCTGGGCGAGGCGGGCGTGGCCCTGTCGCGGCCGGGAGACGTGCCGGGCCTGCGGACGGCGGCGGTGGCGTCCTTCCGGTCCGTGCCGGCGTCGCTCGCGGCGGGCCGGGTGCTGGCGCAGCTGGCGCCCGGGGTGCGCGGAGGAGATCCCCGCGCGGTGGAGGTGGGCCCGGTGCTGGCCTCCAGCGAGCCGTTCCGCGCGGTGGCATTCACGGTGCTGGAACTCGTGGAGGCGGCCAGGTGA
- the queC gene encoding 7-cyano-7-deazaguanine synthase QueC: MMKKAVVLLSGGLDSTTCLAMAKAAGFEPVCLAIDYGQRHAVELERARKVALAMGARDFRVVQMDLRSVGGSALTADIAVPKDRPEAEMSHGIPVTYVPARNLLFLSLALGLAEVVGAYDIYIGVNAVDYSGYPDCRPQFIEAFAALAGLATKAGVEGQRFQVHAPLSGMTKAQIIQEGTRLGVNYGMTHSCYDPDAKGRACGRCDSCLLRKKGFQDAGVPDPTPYTEGA; the protein is encoded by the coding sequence CTGATGAAGAAGGCCGTGGTGTTGCTCTCGGGGGGACTGGATTCCACCACCTGCCTGGCGATGGCGAAGGCGGCCGGGTTCGAGCCGGTGTGCCTGGCCATCGACTACGGACAACGCCATGCCGTGGAGCTGGAGCGCGCCCGCAAGGTGGCCCTGGCGATGGGCGCCCGGGACTTCCGCGTGGTGCAGATGGATTTGCGCAGCGTGGGCGGCTCGGCGCTGACGGCGGACATCGCGGTGCCGAAGGACCGGCCGGAGGCGGAGATGTCCCACGGCATCCCCGTCACCTACGTGCCGGCGCGCAACCTGTTGTTCCTCTCGCTGGCGCTGGGGCTGGCGGAGGTGGTGGGCGCCTACGACATCTACATCGGGGTGAACGCGGTGGACTACAGCGGCTACCCGGACTGCCGGCCGCAGTTCATCGAGGCGTTCGCGGCGCTGGCGGGCCTGGCGACGAAGGCGGGCGTGGAGGGGCAGCGCTTCCAGGTGCACGCGCCGCTGTCGGGGATGACCAAGGCGCAGATCATCCAGGAGGGCACGCGGCTGGGGGTGAACTACGGGATGACGCACTCCTGCTACGACCCGGACGCGAAGGGCCGGGCGTGTGGCCGCTGTGACAGCTGCCTGCTGCGCAAGAAGGGCTTCCAGGACGCGGGGGTGCCGGACCCCACGCCCTACACGGAAGGGGCCTGA
- the ddpX gene encoding D-alanyl-D-alanine dipeptidase: protein MLRAATLAVALWLGAGKEPPLVDATEVVPDLVVDMRYATEDNFLKRKVYPEDARCLLLPDAARRLKKAADGLREKGYRVKVYDCYRPRAVQWEMWKLVPKPGYVANPKFGSNHNRGAAVDLTLVTREGEAVEMPTPFDDFTPAAHHGYKGGTEASRKHRKLLLEAMEGAGFLRNKMEWWHYDVPGAKGMPVLDVPFTKSP, encoded by the coding sequence GTGCTGCGCGCGGCGACGCTGGCGGTGGCGCTGTGGCTGGGGGCGGGCAAGGAGCCGCCGCTCGTGGATGCCACGGAGGTGGTGCCGGACCTGGTGGTGGACATGCGCTACGCCACGGAGGACAACTTCCTCAAGCGCAAGGTGTACCCGGAGGACGCGCGGTGCCTGCTCCTGCCGGACGCGGCCCGGCGCCTGAAGAAGGCGGCGGACGGGCTGCGCGAGAAGGGCTACCGGGTGAAGGTATACGACTGCTACCGGCCCCGGGCGGTGCAGTGGGAGATGTGGAAGCTCGTGCCCAAGCCGGGCTACGTGGCCAACCCCAAGTTCGGCTCGAACCACAACCGGGGGGCCGCGGTGGACCTGACGCTGGTGACGCGCGAGGGCGAGGCGGTGGAGATGCCCACGCCCTTCGATGACTTCACCCCGGCGGCGCACCATGGCTACAAGGGCGGCACCGAGGCCTCGCGCAAGCACCGCAAGCTTCTCCTGGAGGCCATGGAGGGCGCGGGCTTCCTGCGCAACAAGATGGAGTGGTGGCACTACGACGTGCCGGGCGCGAAGGGCATGCCCGTGCTGGACGTGCCCTTCACGAAATCCCCGTAG